cttttttaaataaaaaatctatattgtgacctgtttttaaagatttacgtCTGAGGAATAAATTGGATGCCAACCACATCCTTTATGGTGTTTTCTTGGAGCCTCCACCCATCAAATAACCTGCTGACGTAAGAAAGTACACATAGATAAACACATTCCTaactgtttctctttctgtctctttcccagGCTGCCTTTGTGGAGCTGTATGACCGACAGAGGGACTCCCTCTTCAGCTGCTCCTGGCCCTCCATTAAGACGGTCTTTGGTCTAGCTGCACTCGGGGCAGCTAGCCTCACCTTCGGAGCATACCTGACACAGAAGTGAAAGAGCCCCCTTTCTACCAGCTTAACtttattcctcctcctccttcttctccttgtGCCTCGTCTTATTCCTTTTTATAGACGCCCCTGACCCCTCAGAGACAACCTTCACACTCTTTTGAATCTGGCTCTCTTCAAAGCCCTCTCTCAGAAATCTCCCTCTTCCTCACCCCTACActtcaaaacagaaacaaatcaaaacaactgaAGCAGCCGGATGCACAGCCCATGCAGAGCAATGGACGTCTTGAAGAGAGGCAACTTAGATGTGATCACACTAATTTGCTGAGTGGCCTGCAATTGAGAAATGAGGTGGCATCAGTAGCAtgcattttttgggggggtttgtTCTGCCTGCTTCTGTACTAGTTATAGCATGAATGTTGAGTGTTTGTGTAGATGTTGTTGCATGTGTCAGAGCTCATGCAGGACCTCTATTTAGAGGCCTTGATGATGGGGGGGGCAGGGACAACGATGCTCCACACCGGAGAGGAAGCGGCTGCAGCCCAGCCCCTGCATACTAGGGTGAAGAACCCTGTTTTGAACTGTGTTGCCCCCCCCCTGCAGCCGTCCTTCAAAGGACTTCCTCTACAGAACAGCTGCTCAGAATGTATAATGGAAACGGCTCGGTTTGTCTACAGCTTTCACTCCTCAGACAGCTCCAGTGAACTTTGAACACCCTGCACCATTATACTCTCCATGGTCCTTAATATTTAGAGGAAGGGCCAGCGGAAGACTGAGGACAGCTGATATTTCTTTTGCAGAGTTTGAAAGCTCCTCGATTGAGATAGTGAtgttggttttaatttttttgcagcATGCCAAACCCCAAATTGTGCGGTTTTACCACAGACAAAAAGAGGAGAATGGAGAATTTTTTCAAGGACTGAAAAGCATGCAGAAGAAGCCTGTCATTGCTTAAAACTCCTACGACGATGAATATACTGAGAAAAATGTTGAGCGCAGCACAAACAGTAAggtataagaaaaaaagaatgattgGATGGACAGGATTTGAAATGTGCATTcctcaaacaaaacaatgtcaacGAGACCACTCTTAAAAAAGCACCAACACTGTTCACAGATTAGCACCAAGCAacccttaattttttttattttctaccaCCGTTTCTACTTGCTTTCTTACTCTTAACTCGGTCCATTTGTGGTCAGATTGTTTGGACTCGCCCAGGTCTCAGAGCTGACCTTGTCAACATGTGTCCTCCAGCTGCTGAGGCCCTGCACTTAGAAAAACCTTGCATGGTCACTGATGACTGAGTGGAATACCATGGCAGCAGGGTTTCAGCTTAGGACTAAAGCCAGTGTGTCCCGGGTGCTGGAACCTGAGATGTCCCCTCTTTCCGGTCTGCAAATGCATTCTCtcattgatttgtttcattGATGTTTGTCTTGTGTTACAGTCTGACAGAAAATTTGGAAATGCTCCCGGTAgcgatggtcaaatgaagcttcgcaAAGCTATATcattattttctgagctcactagatggagctctctgttcaacaaaggctTGAAAACACAAAGCATTATCATTCCTTTAACGTTTTTGCTGTGAACAGGaagcgccatctagtgagctcataaaataaagacagtggttcacgatgcttcatttgaccatcactagcTCACAGGCTTCAAAATATTTAGTTGTAGCCTGCACAACTTTATTTGGTTatggaaaagtgttttttttttcttcctaatcttactttcttttctttctcattacAAATCTTCAACTGCTTTGTTGCATAGATGAAAGCTACTGTCTTCACACGAGAAAGACGTGTAACCATATTTATAACAGAATAGGGTAGAAGATAACAAATAACAGCAAAGGAGTTGCATTTTCCTATTTATTGAGCGGTACCAGATCACggatttttttaacagtagctactttgatgaaaaataaatagttttcacttgttttttattttattgaatcaCACTGTAACTACATTTTCTTCCTGGCTGCTAATATAATGAGAATgatatgtttgaaaaaaaaagtgaatttctGTGTCGTATTACTATTGGCTTAAGGCTGCTATACTGtcaatttaacttttaattaaaagctTAAACTGCCAGAGATTTACAGTATAGTTCTTTAGAGCTGGAAACCAAAGTTAACTTGCAttaatctttaatttaaaacataacaaaacaaaaaagtagctTAAGGAGGACACACGTCGCTTCACTTCACTGAGTCTATTCAGTGAGGTTTTATGATCTCTCTGTGGAGGGTTGTctagtctatatatatatcaccTTAACTTTTGTCAGCTTTGTGCTCCAATGATAACAACAGCAATATActgtaatttttatattttctgtgcATAATATCTGAATGTAGACGCCATGGTTGCTACTGTTTAATGTCTATAATCACAAACCTGTAGCACTTAAAAAGGtgaattgtgtttctgttgtttacTGCTATATCCACAATAAGCTAGTGGGATCATATTGTTCCTAATAAACCAGATTTCTCAAGCAGCTGCAGTCCAAGTTCATGTTaagtctgctttaaaaaaaaaaaaatcatcgaTTCTCAGACAGAAAGAATATAACAGATATTGTCGGTGAAGAGCAGTGCCTTAACAGTGCTCTTTTGATTATGTGTGATCTATCCCAGCTGGGAATTGTATATGTAATCTTGGTAGTATCAACGTGAGCCTCCTTGTGAAGGACTGAAGGCACAGCAGCCGCACCCCATCAGACATCAAAGCTGTCCCCAAACACTGCACTTGTCAGCCTCCCTCTTCTGCTCCATGCTCTGTTAAACACGAGTGCAAAAACCCAAAAGGCCCTGaggctagtttttttttttactgttctgATCACACTTGTCTTCAAAGGCCACGGCACTCTTGCTGCTCGGTGGAATTTGTGAAAAGCATGATGTAGTAAAACTAATGTTGAAAGTGTTGAGTGGGTATGATAAAAATGAAGGGAGCAAAAGAAagtggtgggtgtgtgtgtgtgtgtgtgtgtgtgtgtgtgtgtgtgtgtgtgtgtgtgtgtgtgtgtgtgtgtgtgtgtgtgtgtgtgtgtgtgtgtgtgtgtgtgtgtgtgtgtgcgcgcgtgcgtgtgtgtacacatacatCCCTGAGGAGACCAACAGGAAAGTTCATTTGGGCTGGAGCCCCACGCAAACcctcctctcgctctctctctcgccatGCATACGAAATGCAGGACACGCTCTGAAGAGGAATGTTAAATCAAGCCAGAGACTTTCAAAAGAAAGTCCAGTGTGGGTGTGcatggtgaatgtgtgtgtgtaaagaaagAGATGGGCAGTAAGAAGAAGCAAGGGGAGGGGTTGTGAAGCCCTCCTGCCTCTTCTGCTTTAGGGCTACAAGGTGTAAAGGAGGCTTCCCCAGCCCTGGATATCACAGGGGAGATTGGGAGATCAAAGCAGATTGTCTGGAGTAAGTCTGGTCCAGTCATAGCCCTCATTTGGAAGTCCATCAGATCCACTCACGGTGCCTTTGCCTCATTTAAAGGCAGCCTTTGCTGCATTAAAAACTTCCTTCTGAAATCTAGCAATTTCCttaaaaagagatttaaaaaaaggaacgCCTCGCGAATCATTCATCTCTTATTGGAATGTAAAATATTCAACGAGAAAGAGTTACTTATTACACCCAACTTTAGAAGCAGATTTGCGTAAGCCTTGTGCTGCCTGAACAGTGTGCTGCAGTGTCACCTTGTGGCTGCTCCACTAACACTCCAGCAAGGTTTGAAGCATCAGGCAGTGGCAGTGCCAAGAGAGTCTGCACATTTCCACCCTATCGACAGGAAAAGGATTTCAATGAGCAGATCATCTTCAAATATAGAGAATGAACTATCAGCTGCTGCAGCATTCAGCTGAAATACAACCTAGCCTTTTCTCAGCACTCTCTGTCCCGTTTGCCTATCTCGGCTCTTATATATCCTCAGGGCAGCATGCCATGAAGAGAAAAAGGCTCCAGGCTGAAGGCTCAACAGCTTCGGTGATGACTGTTTAGCCATCTGTGGTTAGTGATAGTCTTCTTAGAAATGTCTAATGAAAGAAAAGCATCTGAATCTCACCCAATATGGTAATCAGCAGGAGAGAAGACATGTGGTGTAACTACCAACTTCATGTCTGTTATTAGCAACAAACACATAAAGACCATTTGTTTAAAGCTTTAGAAAGTAATGTTAAACTCTATTTAAATACTTAGAGAAGGTACAACCAAGAACAACACTGCTTTGTAATAGTAATTTGTTTAGTGGTGTTGCTTTTTCAGGGTCTTGGCTGATGTAAAATTAAACGGTTGTACATCGTTAACACTGTACGTGTTGAAGAGGCCCGGTCACTGTGTGTTTGGCCAACAGAGAGCccaagatttatttatttacttcacATTAGGGCGCCTGGGTAGCCCATCTGGTACAGCAGGcacccatatatatatatatatatatatatatatatatatatatatatatatgggtgCCTGCTGCCTGAGGAGTAAAccccttatatatatatatatatatatatatatatatatatatatatatataaggggtttactcctcgacgcaacggccgcaggttcgactccgCCCTCCGgacttttgctgcatgtcattccacctctctctcccatttcatgtctgagctgtcctatataaataaaggcctaaaatgacacaaagaaaTCATAAGCCCAGTTAAAACATTGTGTAAGTAcataataaaaagttattttaagttCTGTAGATCTATAAATGTAGAGACACAACAATTATTTTTGcaattgtttggtctataaaatttaaataatatatatatttatacagacaaaaaaatagacACGTTAAAAACAGctcaacaaaaactttaaagtacattcagtgtcaatttattttgtgcagccagaaaaatgaaaaatagaaaaggtAAAACAAAGGACATTCATACTGCTGAAGTGTAGCTTCTCATGCTTGcccatttacagtacatgttgatCAGATACAAAGTCTCTCTGATCCGGACATATTGacacaatatatttacaaaaataacaataaaactgcAGTCTCTTTAAACATGTTGacacattcataaaaataaagctttatgTGACACGTTTCCCGAAACTGATCCTATTTACAGTCAAAGATGGAGATGAGTCCTGTCGCCCTTACAGCTGAGATAAGAGTTGTGTTGCATGTTTGCGAGTATCAGATTATCTGAAGCATCAAAACtgaaagtactgttttttttttgtttttaacatctaaaaagacattttccggtcttttaataacttttcaaaaATGCATCCTTGAGTCACAATGATTAAAGATGTAAAATAAGTGCTCACTCGTAGCTCTTGGCTGATAGAATCCTTATTGATGTACAGTTGCATTTCCCTCTGACCACTGTATGTTTTAGTGccaaaatgattttatttagaATAAGATATATTTAATAGAAATTCTTGGTTTAAAATCCCAGAATATGCAACCAAATAAAAGGGAAATTGAATGAAATGTAGAAGATTAAATCTGCCAACTATTACatggcagctttatttgtaaaggTGAAACATATTGATATCTTaaccatttattaaaacaaatccaaataattaatcatttgacaataaaaagtcaaaggacACAATCACTGTCGGTTTTAACAGCTGTCGGCAGAGcaaaaaaggcacaaataaATATTGGGCATCAATCCCTCTATATTGGCACTGGCAAACTAATGGCCACATTGCAGGTAAAGTGTAGTTTTGCTACCAAACAATAAATTGCATCTCTCAATGTCCACCTTTCTACACCATATACCAAAAAGTGATAACCTTAAGTATCGACTACAAATagagactaaaaaaaaaaaatcaacagatgACAGCAGCATGATCGTGACTACACAACCCAAAACACAGAAGCACTAATTGATCAGAACCAGTCTCGACTTTCCCACCTTTCCCCAGCAGATGACCATAATGcatctctgtgtatgtgtgtgtgtgtgtgtgtgtgtgtgtgtgtgtataaatacagtatactgtgtgtgtgcatctgatcagtgttcaaataaacaaaaaaaacactcagaaaaCTCAATCCTCAGTGCAGGAACTCCACTTCACTTCATTCATCTTTCTAGCTCTTTGGTTTCCAAGCCTCTACAGTGCATCAGTTGCAGGCGTCTCTGGGACCTTCAGACTGGCTCTGCTCAGCCTCCCGCTCCATACCATTCAACTTATTTACTCCCATCACGTCTCCAGTCCAGCTGCTGCGTCCTCCCTCTCACCCAGCCAGGTTCTCTTCCTTACAGGCATCtgtgaagaggaagaagaaacatTTAGGACAAAACAGGGACACGATGCATGCAGACTGTAGCATAGACAGGATTACTGTTACTTTACTCAAATCGTGTCTGAATCCTTTCgtccatttttattattaataatcatGCATAACGTCACCGGTGGCTTGATAGCCACTCTGCGGCAGGATGTCTCCcaagaaatatatacattatCTTTTTGTACAAATCAATATTTCACGCCacttttaatgacttaattTTACAACACTACCCACTCCAGCTAGGATACAACCAGCAGCAATTAAGTCAATAAAAGTAGGAGTAAGCATGATTCTGACCACTAATCTGTACAACATGTACATAAATGGAGCCTcctgttttcaaaaacaagatTTATCACTTGTTTTGAAGCCCttgacattttactttgtttagACCCTGTGAGAAATTACAGAAGACTCGTTACTTTAACAAAAATCGAGGTTGTGTTATGCACAGATATAAATGATATACATATTTCAATAAAGCCTGGCTTGAAAAACTTTCGAGggtatcaaaacaaaacatgtcaatcaatcaaagtAGAGCGTGCTACTGGCAAATAGAATTGCATCTACTAAAAGCCAAACGTAAATTGGCAGAAGGTATAATATGTAAAGCATGTGCATGGGACAGCTTATGCCTTCGCTTACATTTAGACCCAACATTTGTGATTCAAACCACTGTggaaaactttgtttgtttcacaaAGCTAAATTACAACTGTACACCACAGGTTTTAAATACAGCACCAATCGACTCATCTTGTGTCATAAACAGAGTTTGGGTAACATGCATTCCCACCAGACTGACAGCTTTAGGGGGAAAAGTGGCAACAAACCAATTTCTAGCAGATGTCACTTAAAGACAGCCTGGTACAGCCTCTTCTGCAATTGTGCATTCAATACATGACATAAAGCCTGGTTTAATGGTGGGCTCAGTTCATGTTGTTAAACTCTGCTTTCATCCTCACATCCATCCCACTTCCATGTATCTCAATTTCATTCCTATTCCCAACAAATCACACcagttctttcttttctcccaaTTAAGGTATTTGGTGCAAACTCAAATGTGTCCCACAAATACATACGTGTACAGATCAACGCACTACATTTTCCAATGATTCACTTTGAACATTCTTGGTGTGAACATGTTCTTAACCAGCTTGGTAGGATGGTAAAAATGCTTACTCCTTTGTGCTGCATGTGAAGGCAGCAGAGTGTCCTTTGATCTGTCCACCTATGAACTTCAAGTCCAGACACAATATACCAACGTGTAAATCTCTATTCACACTACGAAACTACTGtataatgaaaaacaacttcCCGACaggtttacaaaataaatatatgccaATGCACTGGTGAGAGCAGACATGGGATTTGTTTAACCAGCAGCAGTGAAGTCTCTCGTCTTAACAGAGAGGAAGTGTCTAATCCACACAACAGCATCCAGCAGGACAACCAGGACATCATGCACCGTGACTCCTAACTGCCAGTTACAGGCAAAAGCCAGGTAAGATTCAGATAACCGCGTTTCCTACCTGGGACAGAGTAagagggtggggtggggtggggaaGAGGGCTCAGGGTCCGGGACAGAGGGGGAGTTGGGGCTAGCAATGCTGAGCATCTATACCTGCAGGGCTTAGCACCAGGGCCTGGAGGATGTCTGAGAGGGAGACGATGCCCTCGATGCTGGAGTGCTCGTCCACCACCACTAACCGATGCACCTGGCAGAACCACAAAACACACCATCACACATGCATGTCACATCAGCCCTGAAGTTACAGTATGTCTGCGAAGTTAAATGTACGTATGAATACATCTTTGAGTTTCCAAAATCTCACTTCTGCTTTGACTATTCTGTCCACAATGGTCTCCATGGTTTCCATCTTATGGCACTTCATGACCCCTTCGAAGTACTGGGAGCGATGTTTCAGAGCCTGCGTCACTGTAATGTCCAGGTTGTTGTAGGTCTTCTCAGCAGCCAAGTTCTGCACgcaaacataaaaatgcattgaagaaagagagacaataaATCACAGCGGAGTTTAGCCTCTTatatttggtattttgtttctttaaaaaccGAAATTGTCAAAACGTCAACTTACAATCACATCAAACTTGGAGTAAATATCCACAACTTTTCCTGTAACATGACATAAAAAGTAAGttcatttattatcatttttattattattataatgctTTGTCAACACTGATGTTTGAGATCTTACCCGACTCATCTACCACAGGGAGGGCAGACACTCGTCTCTCCACAAAAATGTTGAGTGCTTTGATGATGGGCGTGTACGGGTGGATGAAAGCGATGTCGTGGTACGTACCAATGCCCAGCTCCCCGAGAGTGTGCTTCATGAATGCTGGCTTTGGCATTTCACACATCTGgagaacacaacaacaaacacaaacacaatgaggCAGGGACATGTCGAGTCGGTTCACTCCCTCACTTCATTTCAGTAATGGCCTATTTTACCAATGTCCACATTGACCACTAGAAGGCAGCAGACAAATGAAAGTGAGGACAAGACCACAGAGTTCCCAGCAATAAGCAATCCTTATTATCCGTCATAGATTCAAATACTAATGGAAGCTAAACGCTCATTCACAGACAGACTGGCAGTGACTGTGTGAGACTCACAAAAAGCTGGAGGAACTTGAGGATCCTCTTGTGTGTGAGAATATAAAGTGCATTCCCTGTGACGGGGTCGATGACAGGCAGGCGgtgaattttgtttttgatgaggGTGTACACGGCATCAAACAGGCTGCaacgcaacacacacaatgaccAGTTACAAGTAGCACGAACAAATCtgcctacatacacacacgatGATTCATTATTCATAGTGAGACTACGTACCTTGCATCAGGCGATATGTTGACCAGAGGTTTAAATGTTGCCTGTAGGTAAACCTCTGCagcaacaaatatttaaaatgttatttaaatctttttttatataacagaaatacaattttacattACGCATGATACAAAAACATGAGAGTAGGATCACGATGCTAACCTCTCCACGTCTCAAGCTTATGTTCCTCTAATTCATATATTTGCACCTGAAATACAAGAAATAGACATTTGTTTAAGGAAAAGACAAACGGAGAAATCCTTCTTGGACCAAGAAACAAATCCCATACAAAGATGACCTGTCAAGTGGACCTACCATTGGTGACTTATAGTATCTGTGTAGTATGATGATGAAATCTGTGATTGTCAGCATTCCTGCAATGAAATCAGAATCTATAAACAGCGTAGAGCGGCGTGCCTGCAGGCATTGTACGATTGGGTAAAAGAGACGCTTGCAAGGGGCGTGCTCCAAACAACACATTGCTGCCCCCCCTCGCTTTATCCTCACGCTGACTGTGCATTCATTATTCATCACAGGCTGACTTGCAATAAACTCTAAGCAGGGGGAAAAACAGCGGAACAACAAAGTCGATTCACCGCTGGTTTGGCTTTTGAAACTCTCCTACTAACAGAGGGTTTATTTTTTAGAGTCGGttttctgttaaatattttttccaacCTCTCTGAGGTCAATACAGAGAAGCCATTGCTGTGTTTAATGGTTTATGAGCGCTCCAATGACTTCTGTTCAATATAGCATCTTCCTCCACCAGACATGACCAGCAGCATTAATACACACAGCCTGTCCTCTGTTCAGTCAGCAATGGCACAGCaacagaaaatatgaaataaaaacgaGTCATTTTTCTAACAAAACTAACTAGCCTGCATACTTAAGTGCCATTACAGGGCTTAAGAAGCAAGTAAGAAGATTAAAGGCATCTGCAAAGTTAACATTTGTTTGCTaagtcctgtgttttctttatagATGGTATTTAACTGAAAGCTTGGCaattacaacaacaatgtgTAAAGAGTACGAAAGCTTTTTGCCTCATATGAATCAATTACATTCAAGTCTCAGTGTTAAATATTCCTCCCTTAGACCTGAACAGCATCAATTATCAGAGCAAGAAAACTATAAACTAGGAAAACAGTGTCACAGTCACTTTAATAGACCCGATATTCTTTGAAATACAATTGTAAACACtataaaataactattttagTGTGTGTTGAGAGCAAAAGCCATAAATATAATGCAAAATTGggcaggtggggggggggggggggggggggggggggggggggggggtggtcaacaacacacacaaaaatatgttgacaATTTATGGTTTCTTACCCACAAAGCTTTGCTTCTCTGTATCCCATAGCGGAGCTGCTCGCACACCGTTAGCTACCAAGGCGAAGAACGCTTTCTTAACCTGTACGCAACAGTTCAAATGATAAAAATCCAATTAGATTATACACAATACTTATGTGATTATCTTTTCTGGAGCTGAAACGCTTCATCTATTAGTTGATCAAGACAAAATGAATCGGCAATAAATCGATCCATCAATTCAGTTGTTAAGTCAAGCAAAACATCAAATATTCACCGGTACAAGCCTCTTAAATATAAGGAAGTGTTGGTTGTGTGGGTTTTATAAATGACTTTAGGTTCAACACGTTTAGGTTTAGCACTGATGGtgggacaaaacaagacgtCACCTTGGACTCTATGAACTTGTGATTTGGCCATTTCGTAGACAAACAAGGTGACAAGATGACCAATTAAGGGTCCAATCGAAAACAATCCTTGGTTGCAGCCTTCATCATCTACATCACATTCTTAGGAGTAGCTTTTTTGGTGGTTTTAGTATTTCCGTTTCCTGAGGATACAGACTCCCAACTCTGGGCTTCAGTGGATTTAGTGGTTGCAGATCTACACATCAAAGAGACCTCCCAAGGATTACTGTTTAACAGATTTACTTTAATCAACCATTTCGTAGAAACTGCTCTGGGGCAAATACTCACGTTTAATTTACTGAACATTAACTTTTGCTGAATGTCTTTTTTGGGCTCTCAAGCAACTTTTATGTCATAAAAGGGTTTGTCTGCAGGCAAAAGAAACTATTTTGTCAAAATACTAACTTGGAGCGCTGTGTCGAACACCACCAGCTTGGAGCTTGTGGGGACAATGTCATAGCACTTGTGGGATTTCATGAAGCGCATGTAAATATCACTTTCAGGTTCAGCAGCTGTAAGAACAGGAAAAGCAGGATTAAAACCTTTTAGAGGAAGGAGAAATCTCACAGGGAATATATAACGACAGCCTGGAAACAAAACACTCTGAGAGCCTAAACAACCATTACAGGTCTGGTCCACTCACAGCCACTTTACTGCTCCATCTAACGGATAATTAAGATCTGCTTTAAGCACAAGCAGGCacaaaaacagtggaaaaacacagacagctaATTACTGTAGGAATGTAGGAGGATGCAGTTTAAGATTACAGTATTGCTGTCACCACATGTTCACTGACCAATTGAaatcaagtaaaaaaataaaactaaaactgcGGCTCAAATGTAAAGTGTACATCGTGGTAAATTCAAATTGGATTAAAGGCCAGACAATTCTAACTACTGTGATTAAATACAGTTCTGTTGCACATCACGCCAGCATTCCACGTCTTCCTTTATCAAGACCGCGGTGGGAAATTCTCATTGAAACCAGATTAAAACCccattcatttacaaaaaaacgtCGTCTGTGGTGGTAACAACCCGATAAAGTCCGTCGTCTGTAGAGCATATCCCATGTGTTACACAATTTAGCGGAGGAACCGTTGAAAATGATTCATCTGTAGCATGGCCTATTTTTTGGCTAGAAACAGCCAAATATCCCGATGTTACGGAGTCACGTTTACATTTGATCACTAATTGCGTTGACGTTCgtaaatatgaaaacatatcGCATTGGGTCACTTACCGTCATCATCTAGTTCAAGTTTCTCCAGCATGCCTTCGAATAAACCGTAGACCTAAGAGGAGGGAAAGGCAGAAGTGTGCAGTGAAGACCGAAGCAAATcctcacaacaacacacggcaGCGGCAGACAAAACTTTA
The window above is part of the Etheostoma cragini isolate CJK2018 chromosome 12, CSU_Ecrag_1.0, whole genome shotgun sequence genome. Proteins encoded here:
- the LOC117953747 gene encoding 5'-AMP-activated protein kinase subunit gamma-1-like isoform X3 translates to MKRFGSLRRSKKRKEQNGLGGRHQSESACLSASGLSTPPTTPTQASSQPLFTQEAQPSRPSPERLEASYRSRSISTPPDTGQRLSLPSAKPPIPSLSPVTSYATSQPVYGLFEGMLEKLELDDDAAEPESDIYMRFMKSHKCYDIVPTSSKLVVFDTALQVKKAFFALVANGVRAAPLWDTEKQSFVGMLTITDFIIILHRYYKSPMVQIYELEEHKLETWREVYLQATFKPLVNISPDASLFDAVYTLIKNKIHRLPVIDPVTGNALYILTHKRILKFLQLFMCEMPKPAFMKHTLGELGIGTYHDIAFIHPYTPIIKALNIFVERRVSALPVVDESGKVVDIYSKFDVINLAAEKTYNNLDITVTQALKHRSQYFEGVMKCHKMETMETIVDRIVKAEVHRLVVVDEHSSIEGIVSLSDILQALVLSPADACKEENLAG
- the LOC117953747 gene encoding 5'-AMP-activated protein kinase subunit gamma-2-like isoform X4; this translates as MLEKLELDDDAAEPESDIYMRFMKSHKCYDIVPTSSKLVVFDTALQVKKAFFALVANGVRAAPLWDTEKQSFVGMLTITDFIIILHRYYKSPMVQIYELEEHKLETWREVYLQATFKPLVNISPDASLFDAVYTLIKNKIHRLPVIDPVTGNALYILTHKRILKFLQLFMCEMPKPAFMKHTLGELGIGTYHDIAFIHPYTPIIKALNIFVERRVSALPVVDESGKVVDIYSKFDVINLAAEKTYNNLDITVTQALKHRSQYFEGVMKCHKMETMETIVDRIVKAEVHRLVVVDEHSSIEGIVSLSDILQALVLSPADACKEENLAG
- the LOC117953747 gene encoding 5'-AMP-activated protein kinase subunit gamma-1-like isoform X2, whose protein sequence is MGSTVMESSKESSKKMPKKKRNLRINMPGGRHTRSASPTKGVSARSPASASLPLCSQSAPVQLRASSGSPKTIFPFLSHQDSPPKSPRRLSFSGIFRSSSSSTPASMKIFSRTRKASGLSTPPTTPTQASSQPLFTQEAQPSRPSPERLEASYRSRSISTPPDTGQRLSLPSAKPPIPSLSPVTSYATSQPVYGLFEGMLEKLELDDDAAEPESDIYMRFMKSHKCYDIVPTSSKLVVFDTALQVKKAFFALVANGVRAAPLWDTEKQSFVGMLTITDFIIILHRYYKSPMVQIYELEEHKLETWREVYLQATFKPLVNISPDASLFDAVYTLIKNKIHRLPVIDPVTGNALYILTHKRILKFLQLFMCEMPKPAFMKHTLGELGIGTYHDIAFIHPYTPIIKALNIFVERRVSALPVVDESGKVVDIYSKFDVINLAAEKTYNNLDITVTQALKHRSQYFEGVMKCHKMETMETIVDRIVKAEVHRLVVVDEHSSIEGIVSLSDILQALVLSPADACKEENLAG
- the LOC117953747 gene encoding 5'-AMP-activated protein kinase subunit gamma-1-like isoform X1, with amino-acid sequence MGSTVMESSKESSKKMPKKKRNLRINMPDLGALTSSQVETSGSMKRGAQTGGRHTRSASPTKGVSARSPASASLPLCSQSAPVQLRASSGSPKTIFPFLSHQDSPPKSPRRLSFSGIFRSSSSSTPASMKIFSRTRKASGLSTPPTTPTQASSQPLFTQEAQPSRPSPERLEASYRSRSISTPPDTGQRLSLPSAKPPIPSLSPVTSYATSQPVYGLFEGMLEKLELDDDAAEPESDIYMRFMKSHKCYDIVPTSSKLVVFDTALQVKKAFFALVANGVRAAPLWDTEKQSFVGMLTITDFIIILHRYYKSPMVQIYELEEHKLETWREVYLQATFKPLVNISPDASLFDAVYTLIKNKIHRLPVIDPVTGNALYILTHKRILKFLQLFMCEMPKPAFMKHTLGELGIGTYHDIAFIHPYTPIIKALNIFVERRVSALPVVDESGKVVDIYSKFDVINLAAEKTYNNLDITVTQALKHRSQYFEGVMKCHKMETMETIVDRIVKAEVHRLVVVDEHSSIEGIVSLSDILQALVLSPADACKEENLAG